The following coding sequences are from one Salvelinus namaycush isolate Seneca chromosome 23, SaNama_1.0, whole genome shotgun sequence window:
- the LOC120018700 gene encoding segment polarity protein dishevelled homolog DVL-3-like, which translates to MQLCISQGKVQSLTHTETYTLIHTIAHCFWYVCVCVINSVLTECLLCVIVDSPITLTVAKCWDPNPRGCFTLPRSEPIRPIDPAAWVSHTAAMTGAYPVYGISPSMSTISSSISSSIPETERFDDFHLSIHSDMATIAKAMANLASGLEVRDRMWLKITIPSAFIGSDVVDWLYHHMEGFTDRREARKYASNLLKAGYIRHTVNKITFSEQCYYIFGDLCGNMASLSLGDHNGSSGASDQDTLAPLPHPGAAPWPLAFPYQYPIPHPYNPHPLHEPPRSQPGGGGSAGSQHSEGSRSSGSNRSGSKKEAAAGGAGGGESKSTGSGSESELRREKPPGERSVAVLLSEHSMRSTHSPNSLAQSVHSTHSHRGSLVYGPPGLLAQPPPSLPTTAPPGSPPGRDLASVPPELTASRQSFRMAMGNPSEFFVDVM; encoded by the exons ATGCA ATTGTGCATAAGCCAGGGTAAggtgcagtctctcacacacactgaaacCTACACACTGATACATACTATCGCACATTGCTTctggtatgtttgtgtgtgtgttataaacaGTGTGTTAACTGAGTGTCTGCTGTGTGTAATTGTTGACAGTCCTATTACTCTGACTGTGGCTAAGTGCTGGGATCCTAACCCTCGAGGATGCTTCACACTACCGAGAA GTGAGCCGATCCGTCCCATAGACCCTGCTGCCTGGGTGTCCCACACTGCAGCAATGACAGGGGCGTACCCAGTGTACGGTATTAGTCCTTCTATGAGCACCATCAGCTCCTCCATCTCAAGCTCCATCCCTGAGACTGAGC GGTTTGATGACTTTCATCTATCCATTCACAGCGACATGGCAACAATTGCCAAAGCGATGGCCAATCTAGCGTCTGGCCTGGAAGTGCGAGACAGGATGTGGCTCAAGATCACAATCCCCTCCGCCTTCATAG GCTCGGATGTGGTGGACTGGCTCTACCATCACATGGAGGGCTTCACTGACCGCCGTGAGGCCAGGAAGTACGCCAGCAACCTGCTGAAGGCCGGCTACATCCGGCACACCGTCAACAAGATCACCTTCTCCGAGCAGTGTTACTACATCTTCGGAGACCTCTGTGGCA aTATGGCTAGCCTCTCCCTGGGAGACCACAATGGGTCGAGTGGGGCGTCCGACCAGGACACCCTCGCTCCCCTGCCCCATCCTGGGGCTGCCCCCTGGCCCCTGGCCTTCCCCTACCAGTACCCAATCCCACacccctacaacccacaccctcTGCACGAGCCACCCCGAAGCCAACCTGGAGGGGGGGGCAGTGCAGGCAGCCAGCACAGCGAAG GGAGTCGTAGCAGCGGGTCCAACCGCAGTGGCAGTAAGAAGGAAGCGGCTGCTGGGGGGGCAGGTGGTGGGGAGTCCAAGTCGACAGGAAGCGGCAGCGAATCAGAGCTGAGGAGGGAGAAGCCCCCCGGCGAGCGCTCAGTGGCGGTGCTCCTTAGCGAGCACAGCATGCGCAGCACACACAGCCCGAACAGCTTGGCCCAAAGTGTCCACAGCACCCACTCCCACAGAGGTAGCCTGGTGTACGGACCCCCCGGACTGCTGGCCCAGCCCCCGCCCTCCCTCCCCACCACGGCCCCCCCTGGGTCGCCCCCGGGCCGAGACCTAGCCTCTGTGCCGCCCGAACTCACCGCCTCGCGTCAATCGTTCCGCATGGCCATGGGCAACCCCAGCGAGTTCTTTGTCGATGTCATGTGA